A single region of the Bifidobacterium asteroides DSM 20089 genome encodes:
- a CDS encoding YhgE/Pip domain-containing protein, producing the protein MNNVMAIVRRDIVRLLRVPAAWVVLFGIIFIPPLYAWFNIAGFWNPYGNTSSIEVIVANNDRGTDSQTIGKMNMGRSDRQTAQRQQPAGLEIRRQVRGHAARGIREKLRCHRHPQELQ; encoded by the coding sequence ATGAACAACGTGATGGCCATCGTACGACGCGATATCGTGCGCCTGTTGCGTGTGCCGGCAGCGTGGGTCGTCCTGTTCGGAATCATCTTCATTCCACCGCTTTACGCGTGGTTCAATATCGCCGGTTTCTGGAACCCTTACGGCAACACCAGCAGCATCGAAGTGATCGTAGCCAACAACGACCGCGGCACCGATTCTCAGACCATCGGCAAGATGAACATGGGGCGATCAGATCGTCAAACAGCTCAAAGGCAACAACCAGCTGGGTTGGAAATTCGCCGACAAGTCCGAGGCCATGCAGCGCGTGGAATCCGGGAAAAGCTACGCTGCCATCGTCATCCCCAAGAACTTCAGTGA
- a CDS encoding SGNH/GDSL hydrolase family protein, which produces MISKNKVLNDSMRVITLPEGGSVRIFGVLDIEQTQEGGRYGLRPLRLPKRYFAEFPRFEGESMRTVVSGCAGVRISFVTSAEEVRLTARCTRIDYGELPSDLNDFVACVDGEKRCSVEPKVNIVERIPRDGRTCERHVYSNGSVLRFPGLGAGEKIVTIWFPQTVIVDLIGISGMGSENGDIKEIKPAPYKKEIRWLHYGSSISHCHLLRDPTSAWPSLVAKQVGLDLTNLGYSGQCMLDQYVARAIAQTACDIMTITAGVNITGERSMNQRTFIPAVHGFLDIIRQVQPNVPIVLFSSILWPGSDDIPGPSDVKLLDDGRMQCYCYGDRKDAEIGALTLRQSRLDLQYVVEQRSKTDSNLYYFDGLTLFGNQDAGKYHLVDGLHPDVQLFSQIAKRFAKTVFGDDGLVPITGLRSNE; this is translated from the coding sequence ATGATTTCGAAAAATAAGGTTTTAAATGATTCCATGCGTGTAATCACGTTGCCTGAAGGCGGTTCAGTCAGGATATTCGGTGTGCTGGATATTGAGCAAACGCAAGAGGGTGGAAGATATGGGCTTCGTCCGTTGCGATTGCCTAAGCGATATTTCGCTGAATTTCCGCGGTTTGAGGGCGAGTCTATGCGAACTGTCGTCTCGGGTTGTGCGGGGGTCCGAATCTCTTTTGTCACTTCTGCGGAAGAGGTTAGGCTCACTGCTCGCTGCACGCGTATTGATTACGGTGAATTACCGAGTGACTTGAATGATTTTGTGGCATGCGTTGATGGTGAAAAAAGATGCAGTGTTGAGCCAAAAGTCAATATAGTCGAGCGCATCCCGCGAGATGGCCGAACCTGTGAGCGACACGTCTACAGCAATGGTTCTGTATTGCGTTTTCCTGGACTCGGCGCTGGGGAAAAAATAGTGACCATTTGGTTCCCGCAGACCGTTATCGTGGATCTTATAGGAATTTCGGGCATGGGTTCCGAGAATGGAGATATCAAGGAAATCAAACCTGCACCGTATAAGAAGGAAATCCGTTGGCTTCACTACGGAAGTTCCATCAGCCATTGTCATCTATTGCGGGACCCTACCTCGGCTTGGCCTTCTCTGGTCGCCAAGCAAGTCGGCTTGGATTTGACTAATTTGGGTTATTCTGGACAGTGCATGCTGGATCAGTATGTTGCCCGAGCTATCGCTCAAACAGCCTGTGATATCATGACAATTACTGCCGGAGTAAACATCACGGGTGAGCGCTCGATGAATCAGCGAACGTTTATACCTGCTGTACATGGTTTCTTAGATATTATTCGCCAAGTGCAGCCTAATGTCCCGATTGTGCTTTTCTCTTCAATTCTTTGGCCGGGCAGTGATGATATTCCTGGGCCATCCGATGTGAAATTACTCGATGATGGCCGTATGCAGTGTTACTGCTATGGCGATAGAAAGGATGCGGAGATAGGAGCGCTTACTCTCAGGCAATCGCGTCTTGATTTGCAGTATGTGGTTGAGCAGCGCAGCAAGACAGATTCAAATCTGTATTACTTTGATGGACTTACTCTGTTTGGTAATCAAGATGCAGGCAAATACCATCTTGTCGATGGTCTTCATCCTGATGTGCAGTTGTTCTCGCAGATTGCAAAACGGTTTGCGAAAACGGTCTTTGGCGACGATGGTCTTGTTCCGATTACTGGTTTGCGAAGTAATGAGTAG
- a CDS encoding alpha/beta hydrolase: MKLRPIDFEVDDLTLRGTVYECDGGIEKGKKYPTAVLFHGFGGNRVDYAQFIVQMAQSLSQAGLVVITYDRAGHGESDGDFFDTSVSLDVRHAIQVIRQVASLDFVDVKNLHFGGLSLGSVIASIVAAECDFMPRSLVMCSSAAVFVDEIADGKIQGMPIDDLKTKGYFDFNGMKMGPAMVEDASSIDVYARAARYSGNVLLMHGTKDFVPLSYAERYKDLFGDKARLLVREGADHGWSSVPDREFVMGNAAEFMAHCAGLR; this comes from the coding sequence ATGAAATTGCGTCCTATTGATTTTGAAGTCGATGATTTGACTCTACGAGGGACTGTGTATGAGTGCGATGGGGGTATCGAAAAGGGGAAGAAATATCCGACAGCCGTACTTTTTCATGGTTTCGGCGGGAATCGTGTTGATTATGCTCAATTCATCGTTCAAATGGCTCAGTCCCTTTCACAAGCTGGCTTGGTGGTGATTACTTATGACCGCGCGGGCCATGGCGAATCGGATGGCGATTTCTTCGATACGAGTGTTTCATTGGATGTTCGACATGCAATACAGGTTATAAGACAGGTGGCATCTTTAGATTTTGTCGACGTCAAAAACCTCCATTTTGGGGGTCTCAGTCTGGGATCTGTTATCGCTTCCATCGTGGCTGCGGAGTGCGACTTTATGCCGAGATCCTTAGTGATGTGCTCAAGCGCTGCGGTTTTTGTAGATGAGATTGCAGACGGCAAAATTCAAGGAATGCCGATTGATGATCTTAAGACCAAAGGTTATTTCGATTTCAACGGAATGAAAATGGGGCCGGCAATGGTCGAGGATGCTAGTTCCATCGATGTCTATGCAAGAGCTGCACGATATTCCGGCAACGTGTTGCTCATGCATGGGACCAAAGATTTTGTGCCGTTGAGTTATGCCGAGCGATATAAGGATTTATTCGGAGACAAGGCGAGGTTGCTGGTACGTGAAGGTGCTGACCATGGTTGGAGTTCGGTGCCTGATCGCGAGTTTGTTATGGGCAATGCTGCAGAATTCATGGCTCATTGCGCTGGCTTGCGCTAG
- a CDS encoding MFS transporter: MISTTTELTEKKKKKHPNQWWVGFVCGMATFVDNAATAGIATALVLYQKGGITGNQVGMLTAALTIGVAVGSFLGGRLGDQFGRRRVFIATMLIIIIGAFAPFVSIKFAFMLPGVFLLGLGIGADLPVALATISETADDKSRGKILVFSNLLGGFGILMSVLLGIFFGNSGVFGGHMIFGAFGVVAVIVLLLRLTIPETDAWLKAREERQKGIRTERADKVHISDLLKKPYDKPFWTLIFYYGLAAMAVSVASSFGTYVAYNVAHISVSTFSTASLVSMPLAIVGAAWFMAVTDTKWRMPYYIVGSVLVVFANFIPVIFGFNLVSLCASTYLCTFAGAFCYETIMKVWTQESFPTMLRGTAQGTIYGVSRILTALLNTVTPALLVFNPKLLYSGVAIVAAVGFFIGWLGFHKDTRNTFHTEGELEERSDANAADVSPAVTVAVGQ, encoded by the coding sequence ATGATATCTACTACAACAGAGTTGACTGAGAAAAAGAAGAAAAAACATCCCAATCAGTGGTGGGTCGGATTTGTATGCGGCATGGCTACGTTTGTCGATAATGCGGCTACGGCCGGTATTGCGACAGCTCTGGTTTTATATCAAAAAGGCGGCATCACCGGTAATCAAGTTGGTATGCTGACTGCGGCATTGACTATTGGTGTGGCGGTCGGTTCTTTCCTTGGTGGTCGGCTTGGCGATCAGTTTGGGCGACGTCGTGTGTTTATTGCAACGATGCTAATCATTATCATTGGTGCTTTTGCGCCATTTGTCAGTATTAAATTCGCATTCATGCTACCTGGTGTCTTTTTGCTCGGACTAGGCATCGGCGCAGATCTGCCGGTTGCTTTGGCCACCATTTCTGAGACTGCTGACGATAAGAGCCGTGGCAAGATTCTGGTCTTTTCGAATTTGCTTGGAGGCTTTGGTATCCTTATGTCTGTGCTCCTTGGCATTTTCTTCGGTAACTCAGGAGTGTTCGGTGGGCATATGATTTTCGGAGCTTTCGGCGTCGTTGCTGTAATCGTATTGCTGCTGAGGCTGACTATTCCTGAAACCGATGCATGGTTGAAGGCTCGTGAGGAGCGTCAAAAAGGTATCCGTACCGAACGCGCCGATAAGGTCCATATCTCGGATTTGTTGAAGAAGCCATATGATAAGCCTTTCTGGACTTTGATTTTCTACTATGGCCTGGCAGCTATGGCCGTTTCGGTTGCTTCCAGCTTCGGAACTTACGTGGCTTACAATGTCGCGCATATTTCAGTGTCGACATTCTCCACTGCGTCTTTGGTCTCCATGCCCTTGGCCATTGTTGGCGCAGCTTGGTTCATGGCTGTCACCGATACAAAATGGCGTATGCCTTACTACATTGTTGGCTCTGTACTTGTAGTCTTCGCAAACTTCATTCCGGTGATCTTCGGTTTTAACCTCGTGTCTTTGTGCGCTTCGACCTATCTTTGCACGTTCGCCGGCGCATTCTGCTACGAGACGATCATGAAAGTATGGACACAGGAATCTTTCCCGACTATGTTGCGTGGTACTGCGCAGGGCACTATTTATGGTGTTTCCCGTATTCTGACCGCTCTGCTCAATACGGTAACACCTGCTCTTTTGGTCTTCAATCCTAAGCTTCTTTATAGTGGTGTGGCCATTGTCGCGGCAGTCGGCTTCTTCATCGGTTGGCTTGGGTTCCATAAGGATACAAGAAACACCTTCCACACAGAAGGAGAACTCGAAGAACGTTCCGATGCGAATGCCGCTGATGTGAGTCCGGCCGTGACAGTTGCAGTGGGGCAATGA
- a CDS encoding LacI family DNA-binding transcriptional regulator, which produces MAQHANDKRVTLQQVADDAGVSKSAASFALTGRTDQRISQVTIARVKAAANKLGYHPNLAAKTLRTGTSDTVALVSDFVATTSVANEMVAGVLNELRVHSKFLYTVDTEGRPKAEKHLIQTLLDRQVDGVLYASMFTREIPVSAISDLSNITGQMPLVLLNCLSSHPTKISAVVPDEYNAGRMAADVLIKAGHGQRIGFMGQFPPEVTGGVQWHGWHPWALEQRLLGIRDRLAESNFKLMKIYESDEWDVRSGRAVARKLLASKEDLPSAIICVNDSMAFGLMQILQLNGFSVPRDISLISFDGSEWAKACIPSLTTICLPQREMGRSAVRLMLSQKSGVTKHVPMPLSVGGTVARPSSR; this is translated from the coding sequence ATGGCACAGCATGCTAATGACAAACGCGTTACGCTTCAGCAGGTTGCGGATGATGCTGGTGTATCCAAGTCTGCTGCGTCTTTTGCTCTTACGGGTCGGACTGATCAACGAATTTCGCAGGTGACCATTGCAAGGGTGAAGGCGGCTGCAAATAAGCTCGGCTACCATCCAAATTTAGCGGCGAAGACTTTACGAACGGGTACCTCGGATACGGTGGCTTTGGTGTCTGATTTCGTTGCTACAACTTCTGTGGCGAATGAGATGGTTGCAGGTGTGCTCAACGAGCTTCGCGTTCATAGTAAGTTTCTCTATACTGTGGATACTGAGGGTCGGCCTAAGGCGGAAAAGCATCTTATCCAGACGTTGTTGGATCGGCAGGTTGACGGAGTTCTATATGCTTCCATGTTCACTCGCGAGATACCAGTTTCCGCTATTTCGGATCTTTCAAATATAACCGGCCAGATGCCTCTCGTTTTGCTTAATTGTTTGAGTAGCCATCCGACAAAAATTTCAGCCGTAGTCCCGGATGAATATAATGCCGGCCGGATGGCTGCTGATGTATTAATCAAGGCTGGCCATGGGCAGCGCATTGGATTTATGGGCCAATTTCCACCAGAGGTAACCGGCGGGGTCCAATGGCATGGTTGGCACCCATGGGCGCTGGAGCAGCGCTTGTTGGGCATCAGGGATCGTCTTGCAGAGTCGAATTTCAAATTAATGAAAATATATGAATCGGATGAATGGGATGTCCGATCTGGCCGGGCTGTCGCTCGCAAGCTTTTGGCTTCAAAAGAGGATTTGCCGTCTGCCATAATATGCGTTAACGATTCAATGGCCTTCGGGCTTATGCAGATTTTGCAACTCAATGGCTTTTCTGTGCCTCGAGATATTTCATTGATTTCGTTTGATGGTAGTGAATGGGCGAAGGCATGCATACCTAGCCTCACAACTATCTGCTTGCCGCAAAGGGAAATGGGACGTTCGGCGGTTCGATTGATGCTGAGCCAAAAAAGTGGAGTTACAAAGCATGTTCCGATGCCATTGTCTGTCGGCGGAACTGTCGCGCGCCCGTCTTCACGGTAG
- a CDS encoding ATP-binding protein, translating to MLAEYLREMGIPQKNIVMANFESSEFFDVTDYRSLTAWLYKRMDEPEHYYVLLDEVQLVDHWERAINALRVDADVDIYLTGSNAYLLSSQLATLLSGRYEEINVYPLSFKEFMNYAGLSDRRLGLERYLRFGGLPPVVDQGDDCQLAETMLSGIYNTVVVKDVAQHVQIRNMSVLGDVARFLADTTGSSVAITNIERRLASAHRKTAGGTVERYVQGLVDAFLFSRAQRYDLKGGAYLQGGEKYYPADLGIRNMLLDFPAGDLGFALENVVYNELLVRGFHVRVGKLGNIEVDFIATKGETKLAIQVTATMLDEKTRQRELAPLRQLVTKSANEGLRRMVLTYDTVGLGVVDGIEIVNAIDWLLE from the coding sequence ATGCTTGCGGAGTATTTGCGCGAAATGGGTATTCCGCAAAAAAATATTGTGATGGCTAATTTCGAGTCTTCTGAGTTCTTTGATGTGACGGATTATCGGAGTTTGACAGCATGGCTATACAAGCGGATGGATGAACCGGAGCATTATTATGTGCTGCTTGACGAGGTGCAGTTGGTGGATCACTGGGAACGTGCCATCAATGCCCTGCGCGTGGACGCCGATGTGGACATTTATCTGACTGGGTCGAATGCTTATCTGCTTTCTTCCCAACTGGCCACGTTGCTTTCCGGACGGTACGAGGAAATCAATGTTTATCCACTTTCGTTCAAGGAATTTATGAACTATGCCGGACTTTCCGACCGCCGACTTGGGCTAGAGCGCTATTTGCGGTTTGGCGGATTGCCACCTGTCGTTGATCAAGGTGATGATTGTCAGTTGGCTGAGACCATGCTTTCCGGAATCTATAACACCGTGGTGGTGAAAGATGTTGCACAGCATGTTCAGATTCGCAACATGTCGGTTTTGGGCGATGTTGCGCGTTTCCTCGCTGATACCACCGGTTCGAGCGTGGCCATCACAAATATTGAGCGTCGCTTGGCCAGTGCTCACCGTAAGACCGCAGGCGGCACGGTCGAACGTTACGTGCAGGGTTTGGTTGATGCCTTCTTGTTCTCGCGGGCGCAGCGTTACGATCTGAAGGGTGGAGCGTATCTGCAAGGTGGGGAGAAATACTATCCTGCCGATTTGGGCATTCGCAATATGCTATTGGATTTTCCTGCAGGCGATCTCGGATTTGCGCTTGAGAATGTGGTCTATAACGAATTGCTGGTCAGGGGATTTCATGTTCGTGTCGGCAAACTTGGCAATATTGAGGTTGATTTCATCGCAACCAAAGGCGAAACGAAACTAGCGATTCAGGTTACGGCCACCATGTTGGACGAAAAGACCCGTCAGCGTGAATTGGCTCCGCTACGTCAACTTGTGACGAAGTCTGCTAATGAAGGTTTACGCCGTATGGTTCTTACGTATGACACTGTTGGTCTCGGGGTAGTTGACGGTATTGAGATCGTCAACGCTATCGATTGGTTGTTGGAGTGA
- a CDS encoding alpha/beta hydrolase fold domain-containing protein: MMGDVFPHLSDACLYPGDPYLRIDPFFKNRLHLAPNVAPAGELPDDFMKPAGHWLCPSTVTFEDSTVSGPYGAIPIRVYRRKKITNASVKSWLLWMHGGGFTEGDLNLPEAHAFCAEMVDRCGIGCVSVDYRLVKGNTNRYPTAFEEILAVWQWLVNDFLDTDVSTIPQMFIGGASAGGNLASALCLKASDCPDIVRKPDGLLCAYGVFHALTCPSITGWEHNMSILPQPLRFDDKVFRDTQLTYVGNVDTKPRYSAAGESQPIGFPPTALICAEFDDLAQSTIQFSAQLQRAGVEVRTRMALGTLHGFLNWYPVKELPQTLETIDFFVRFVRELERRGTAHTRE; encoded by the coding sequence ATGATGGGTGATGTTTTTCCGCACTTATCTGATGCATGTTTGTATCCAGGCGACCCATACCTGCGGATTGATCCGTTTTTCAAGAATCGTCTTCATCTCGCTCCTAACGTCGCGCCGGCCGGGGAACTTCCTGATGATTTCATGAAGCCTGCGGGTCATTGGTTGTGCCCCTCCACTGTGACATTTGAGGATTCTACGGTGAGTGGACCGTATGGTGCTATCCCGATTCGAGTATATCGACGTAAAAAAATCACGAATGCTTCAGTAAAATCGTGGTTGCTTTGGATGCACGGAGGTGGGTTCACGGAAGGTGATCTTAATTTGCCGGAAGCCCATGCGTTTTGCGCCGAGATGGTTGATCGCTGTGGCATTGGCTGTGTCTCCGTCGATTATCGTTTGGTAAAAGGCAATACAAATCGTTATCCCACTGCATTTGAGGAAATATTGGCTGTATGGCAATGGCTGGTGAATGATTTTCTTGATACTGACGTAAGCACAATCCCTCAAATGTTTATTGGTGGAGCAAGCGCTGGCGGTAATCTCGCGTCGGCTTTGTGCCTGAAAGCAAGTGATTGTCCTGATATAGTCCGTAAGCCAGATGGTTTGTTGTGCGCTTATGGAGTGTTTCATGCTCTAACGTGTCCCTCAATAACAGGCTGGGAACATAACATGTCGATCCTTCCTCAGCCGCTTCGTTTCGACGACAAAGTCTTTAGGGATACTCAGCTGACGTATGTGGGGAATGTTGATACTAAGCCTAGATACAGCGCAGCCGGTGAATCGCAGCCCATTGGTTTTCCTCCGACTGCCCTAATTTGCGCCGAATTTGACGACCTTGCACAATCCACGATACAGTTTTCCGCTCAGCTTCAGCGAGCCGGCGTGGAAGTCAGAACGCGGATGGCATTGGGGACATTGCATGGCTTTTTGAATTGGTATCCGGTCAAGGAATTGCCGCAGACGCTTGAAACCATAGATTTCTTTGTTCGGTTTGTTCGTGAATTGGAAAGGAGGGGCACCGCTCATACGAGAGAATGA